A portion of the uncultured Bacteroides sp. genome contains these proteins:
- a CDS encoding phosphatase PAP2 family protein, translating into MKAFFVMLLLMISVVDIYGQNWDINTLHKINTIDETFVRNYSKVLSNTTPYVVVGIPTVMALYAGISKNEELFEDAFYIGSSVVGAFAVTYGLKSLVGRERPFERYPDRVDAQERPSSSSFPSAHTASAFSLATALSIKYPKWYVIAPSAVWACSVGFARMNEGVHYPSDVFAGALIGTGCAVANVYINRWLKKCLLPQKRKQTFLNY; encoded by the coding sequence ATGAAAGCTTTTTTTGTAATGCTACTCTTAATGATATCAGTTGTCGATATCTATGGACAGAACTGGGATATTAATACATTACATAAAATAAATACTATCGATGAAACATTTGTTCGGAATTATAGTAAGGTGCTGTCTAATACGACTCCTTACGTTGTAGTGGGAATCCCTACTGTAATGGCGCTTTATGCAGGAATAAGTAAAAATGAGGAATTGTTCGAGGATGCATTTTATATTGGAAGTAGTGTTGTTGGGGCCTTTGCAGTGACTTATGGACTGAAGTCGTTAGTAGGTAGAGAGCGTCCTTTTGAGCGTTATCCGGATAGAGTGGATGCGCAAGAAAGGCCAAGTAGTTCCTCTTTTCCTTCGGCTCACACAGCTTCTGCTTTTTCTTTAGCTACGGCTTTGAGCATTAAATATCCCAAATGGTATGTGATTGCACCATCTGCTGTCTGGGCATGTTCTGTCGGTTTTGCCAGAATGAATGAGGGAGTTCACTATCCTTCAGATGTTTTTGCCGGAGCCCTTATCGGAACCGGATGTGCAGTGGCAAATGTATATATAAACAGGTGGCTCAAAAAATGTCTGCTCCCACAGAAGCGAAAGCAGACATTTTTGAATTATTAA
- a CDS encoding helix-turn-helix transcriptional regulator: MTKENLCKRLNDCSKCPKASDESLIRQSFAKGHHLPQDKCTQNCMLFILKGQLLINSEEYPGTTLREGEFILQAINSKLELLALTDVEYLLYWFNQLPLICEERYQEIIGDSEAPITYTPLTAIPRLSNFLRDMFDYLEDRSCGKFIEIKCQELIYIITCYYPLPQLSAFFYPISRYTENFHYFVMQNYSKVKNVEEFAHLGGYSTTTFRRLFKNMYGEPVYEWMLNKKRKAILDDLQNTKHKIGEISSRYGFDTLSHFAHFCKSSFGYSPREVRSQAAKGEIVEIKSQKEER; the protein is encoded by the coding sequence ATGACAAAAGAAAACCTTTGTAAAAGGCTAAATGATTGTTCCAAATGCCCTAAAGCCTCCGACGAGAGTTTAATCCGTCAGAGCTTCGCTAAAGGGCATCATCTTCCACAAGATAAGTGTACCCAAAACTGCATGCTCTTTATCTTAAAAGGTCAACTGTTGATTAATAGCGAAGAGTATCCGGGTACCACGCTTCGGGAAGGAGAATTTATTCTACAAGCCATTAACTCTAAATTAGAACTACTAGCTCTCACAGACGTAGAATACCTGCTTTATTGGTTTAATCAACTCCCTCTCATTTGCGAAGAACGTTATCAAGAGATAATTGGAGACTCTGAAGCTCCTATAACTTATACCCCACTCACAGCAATTCCCCGCTTATCAAATTTCTTACGAGACATGTTCGATTACTTAGAAGATCGGTCGTGTGGAAAGTTTATTGAGATCAAATGTCAAGAGCTTATTTATATCATAACGTGTTATTATCCCCTCCCTCAGCTAAGTGCCTTTTTCTACCCTATAAGCCGATACACCGAAAACTTCCACTACTTCGTTATGCAGAACTATAGTAAAGTAAAGAACGTGGAAGAATTTGCTCATTTGGGAGGGTATAGTACCACCACTTTCCGTCGTCTTTTTAAGAACATGTATGGGGAGCCGGTATACGAATGGATGCTAAATAAAAAGCGAAAAGCCATATTGGACGATCTGCAAAACACAAAACACAAAATTGGTGAAATCAGTAGTCGTTACGGATTTGATACCCTGTCGCATTTTGCACATTTCTGCAAATCATCCTTTGGATATTCTCCGCGTGAAGTTCGCTCGCAAGCTGCCAAAGGAGAAATAGTAGAGATAAAATCGCAAAAAGAAGAACGATGA
- a CDS encoding succinate dehydrogenase/fumarate reductase cytochrome b subunit — protein MWLSNSSVGRKVVMSITGLALILFLTFHMAMNLVAIISGDAYNVVCEFLGANWYALVATTGLAALFVVHIVYAFWLTIQNRKARGSERYAVVDKPKSVEWASQNMLVLGIIIFAGLGLHFANFWYKMQFNELTGVLPNVDPQDGAALIRETFSNPALVALYLVWLGALWFHLTHGFWSSLQTIGWNNKIWFERWKLVSNIYSTVIVGGFALVVIVFFVKSLVCGAC, from the coding sequence ATGTGGTTAAGTAATTCATCTGTAGGAAGGAAAGTGGTGATGAGCATTACAGGACTTGCCCTTATCCTATTTCTAACGTTTCACATGGCGATGAATCTTGTTGCAATCATCAGTGGAGATGCTTACAACGTGGTTTGTGAGTTCTTGGGAGCAAACTGGTATGCTTTAGTCGCTACAACAGGATTGGCTGCCCTATTCGTAGTCCACATTGTTTATGCCTTTTGGCTAACAATACAAAATCGGAAAGCACGCGGCAGCGAACGCTATGCCGTAGTTGACAAACCTAAATCTGTAGAATGGGCTTCACAAAACATGCTTGTTCTGGGTATTATCATTTTTGCCGGACTGGGATTACACTTTGCTAATTTCTGGTACAAAATGCAATTTAATGAACTCACGGGTGTACTTCCTAATGTTGACCCTCAGGATGGTGCTGCTCTAATCAGAGAAACATTCAGTAATCCGGCGTTGGTAGCTCTTTACCTCGTTTGGTTAGGAGCTCTTTGGTTTCATCTCACTCACGGGTTCTGGAGTTCTTTACAAACAATAGGCTGGAACAATAAAATCTGGTTCGAACGCTGGAAGCTTGTTTCCAACATCTATTCAACAGTTATTGTTGGCGGTTTCGCTCTGGTAGTTATCGTATTCTTCGTTAAGTCGTTGGTGTGCGGAGCTTGTTAG
- a CDS encoding fumarate reductase/succinate dehydrogenase flavoprotein subunit — protein MTKIDSKIPEGQLAEKWSNYKAHQKLVNPANKRRLDIIVVGTGLAGASAAASLGEMGFKVFNFCIQDSPRRAHSIAAQGGINAAKNYQNDGDSVYRLFYDTIKGGDYRAREANVYRLAEVSNAIIDQCVAQGVPFARDYGGTLDNRSFGGAQVSRTFYAKGQTGQQLLLGAYSALSRQVHKGNVKLYTRYEMLDLVVIDGRARGIITRNLVTGEIERFAAHAVVIGTGGYGNAFFLSTNAMGSNASVTIQCYKKGAYFANPCYAQIHPTCIPVHGDKQSKLTLMSESLRNDGRIWVPKKLEDAKAIQAGTKKATDVPDEDRDFYLERRYPAFGNLVPRDVASRAAKERCDAGFGVNNTGLAVFLDFKYAIDRLGEDVVRARYGNLFDMYEEITDENPYKSPMMIFPAIHYTMGGIWVDYELMTSVPGLFAIGECNFSDHGANRLGASALMQGLADGYFVLPYTIQNYLADQIQVPRFSTDLPEFVETEKAVTEKINKIKAVNGKHSVDSIHKKLGHIMWDFVGMARTKESLQKAIDGIKEVKKDFWANVRIPGDVNELNVELEKALRLADFIEVGMLMAVDGLNREESCGGHFREEYQTPEGEALRDDANFSYVACWKYKGEDSEPELIKEDLNYQFVKVQTRNYKA, from the coding sequence ATGACTAAGATAGATTCAAAGATTCCTGAAGGCCAATTGGCTGAGAAATGGAGTAACTATAAAGCTCATCAGAAACTTGTAAACCCCGCCAACAAACGCCGTCTCGACATCATCGTTGTTGGTACCGGCTTAGCGGGTGCCTCTGCTGCCGCTTCACTAGGTGAAATGGGATTCAAAGTATTTAACTTCTGCATCCAAGATTCTCCTCGCCGTGCTCACTCTATTGCTGCACAAGGTGGTATCAACGCTGCTAAGAATTATCAGAATGACGGTGACTCTGTATACCGTTTATTCTATGACACAATAAAAGGTGGTGACTACCGCGCACGTGAAGCCAATGTATACCGTTTGGCTGAAGTATCCAATGCCATCATCGACCAGTGTGTGGCACAAGGTGTTCCTTTTGCCCGCGACTACGGTGGCACACTTGATAACCGCTCTTTCGGTGGTGCTCAAGTATCTCGTACATTCTACGCCAAAGGACAGACAGGCCAGCAATTGCTGCTAGGTGCCTACTCTGCACTCAGCCGCCAAGTACACAAAGGAAACGTAAAACTCTATACCCGCTACGAGATGCTCGACCTTGTTGTTATTGACGGTCGTGCTCGTGGTATTATTACCCGCAATCTGGTTACCGGAGAGATTGAGCGCTTTGCCGCCCACGCAGTAGTTATCGGCACAGGTGGCTATGGTAATGCATTCTTCCTTTCAACCAATGCAATGGGTTCTAACGCATCCGTAACTATTCAATGTTATAAAAAGGGTGCTTATTTCGCTAACCCTTGCTACGCACAGATTCACCCTACTTGTATTCCTGTTCACGGTGATAAGCAGTCTAAGTTAACTCTGATGTCTGAATCACTTCGTAACGATGGTCGCATTTGGGTTCCTAAAAAGCTAGAAGATGCCAAAGCTATTCAAGCTGGAACCAAGAAAGCAACAGACGTACCGGATGAAGATCGTGACTTCTATCTGGAACGTCGTTACCCCGCATTTGGTAACCTTGTACCTCGTGACGTTGCATCTCGTGCAGCTAAAGAACGCTGTGATGCAGGCTTCGGCGTAAACAACACCGGTTTAGCTGTATTCCTGGATTTTAAATATGCCATTGATCGTTTGGGCGAAGATGTTGTTCGTGCTCGTTACGGCAACTTGTTCGATATGTACGAAGAGATCACTGACGAAAACCCTTATAAATCACCAATGATGATCTTCCCTGCTATCCACTACACAATGGGTGGTATCTGGGTTGATTACGAATTGATGACTTCCGTTCCCGGTCTATTTGCTATTGGCGAATGTAATTTCTCCGATCACGGTGCCAACCGTTTAGGTGCTTCTGCTTTGATGCAGGGTTTGGCCGACGGATATTTCGTATTGCCTTACACTATTCAAAATTACCTTGCAGACCAAATCCAGGTTCCTCGCTTCTCTACTGATCTACCTGAGTTTGTAGAAACAGAGAAAGCTGTTACCGAGAAGATCAACAAGATCAAGGCGGTTAATGGTAAACATTCAGTTGACTCTATTCATAAGAAACTAGGTCACATCATGTGGGACTTTGTAGGCATGGCTCGCACAAAAGAGTCTTTGCAAAAGGCTATTGATGGCATTAAAGAAGTAAAGAAAGACTTCTGGGCAAATGTACGCATTCCGGGAGATGTAAACGAACTGAACGTAGAACTGGAAAAAGCACTTCGCTTGGCAGACTTCATTGAAGTAGGTATGTTGATGGCTGTTGACGGGCTGAATCGTGAGGAATCTTGCGGTGGTCACTTCCGCGAAGAATATCAAACTCCGGAAGGCGAAGCTCTCCGTGATGATGCAAACTTCTCTTATGTAGCTTGCTGGAAATATAAAGGCGAAGATTCTGAACCGGAATTGATTAAGGAAGATTTGAATTATCAGTTTGTGAAGGTACAAACCCGTAACTATAAAGCATAA